Proteins found in one Deltaproteobacteria bacterium genomic segment:
- a CDS encoding amidohydrolase family protein, with amino-acid sequence MKMTADVPNRKLVETALGNEPADMVIQDGTLLDVYTGRMLPHRSVAVKDEWIAYVGPDASYCIGNHTEVIQADGRIISPGYIDAHTHLPYLFDLTDFLAHAIPGGTTTYITEAESYAFALGAEGFRVFLEQTRDRPVKIYSLIPPMITLSPASGSWCITREEARGLLTSDLVIGLGESYWQGAVLTPDNRVLELIQETRRAGKSVQGHGAGAFDRKLAAYAAAGAVSCHEAISTEDVLSRLELGYFVMVREGYIRGDLEIISSIGNALDMRRVGLVTDGISPELLVERGYFVDVIQKAVDLGLDLMRVVQMASLNPAEHLGIDHLVGGVSPGRMADILLLPEPGIMMPDLVISKGRVVAETGRCTVPLSRVPHPDRFMRTLNVAPVSASALRVSAGNGYVRTIDIQEGGLVTREGKATAVLVDGELSADPATDLCKCVFIERASGASEKFIGFVRGWGQKKGAAATSLCWDSSGLIAIGVDDRDIATAINRVIEIQGGTVLVKEGTSLVEIPCEAGGYVSGMEIGTLVSELKRFQKILRDLGSGLESAHLTLCTLTSAAIPFIKMTEKGYARFREGDLVGI; translated from the coding sequence ATGAAGATGACCGCCGACGTTCCCAATCGAAAACTGGTGGAGACGGCCCTGGGCAATGAACCGGCCGATATGGTGATTCAGGACGGCACGCTGCTGGACGTCTACACGGGACGGATGCTCCCCCACAGGTCCGTGGCTGTCAAAGACGAGTGGATTGCCTATGTGGGGCCGGATGCCTCCTATTGCATCGGGAATCATACTGAGGTGATTCAGGCGGATGGGAGAATCATATCCCCCGGGTATATCGATGCGCATACCCATCTACCCTACCTCTTTGATCTGACCGATTTTCTGGCCCATGCAATCCCGGGGGGGACGACCACCTATATCACCGAAGCGGAAAGCTATGCCTTTGCCCTGGGGGCCGAAGGCTTCAGGGTCTTCCTGGAGCAGACCCGCGACCGGCCGGTCAAGATCTACAGCCTGATACCGCCAATGATCACCCTCAGCCCGGCCTCCGGATCCTGGTGCATCACCCGGGAAGAGGCCAGAGGGCTTCTGACGTCCGACCTCGTCATCGGGCTTGGGGAGTCCTATTGGCAGGGGGCCGTCCTGACCCCTGACAACCGGGTATTGGAACTCATTCAAGAAACCCGTCGGGCCGGAAAGTCTGTTCAGGGGCACGGCGCCGGGGCCTTTGACAGAAAACTTGCCGCCTATGCCGCTGCCGGGGCCGTATCCTGTCATGAGGCCATTTCAACCGAAGATGTCCTGTCCCGGCTGGAGCTGGGCTATTTTGTGATGGTTCGAGAAGGCTACATCCGGGGCGACCTCGAAATCATTTCCTCCATAGGGAATGCGCTGGACATGCGACGGGTGGGCCTGGTGACGGACGGGATCAGCCCTGAACTCCTGGTGGAGAGGGGATATTTTGTGGATGTGATCCAAAAGGCGGTTGATCTCGGGCTGGACCTTATGCGGGTGGTCCAGATGGCGAGCCTCAATCCGGCAGAGCACCTGGGCATCGATCATCTGGTGGGGGGCGTCTCCCCGGGACGGATGGCCGACATCCTCCTCCTGCCGGAACCGGGCATCATGATGCCGGATCTGGTCATATCCAAAGGCCGTGTGGTCGCCGAAACCGGGCGATGTACCGTGCCCCTGTCCAGGGTCCCCCATCCGGACCGGTTTATGAGGACGCTGAATGTGGCCCCTGTCTCCGCTTCAGCCTTACGGGTTTCGGCCGGGAACGGGTATGTTCGAACCATCGATATACAGGAAGGCGGCCTGGTTACCCGGGAGGGGAAGGCAACGGCGGTCCTGGTAGATGGGGAACTCTCGGCAGATCCGGCAACCGATCTCTGCAAGTGCGTCTTCATTGAGAGGGCGAGCGGCGCTTCCGAGAAGTTCATCGGTTTTGTGAGGGGGTGGGGGCAGAAAAAAGGGGCCGCAGCCACCAGCCTCTGCTGGGATAGCTCCGGGCTTATCGCCATAGGGGTCGACGATCGGGATATTGCCACGGCCATTAACCGGGTTATCGAGATTCAGGGGGGCACCGTACTGGTGAAGGAGGGGACATCCCTTGTGGAGATCCCCTGTGAGGCGGGGGGATATGTGTCCGGCATGGAGATAGGAACCTTGGTCTCAGAGTTGAAGAGATTCCAGAAGATTCTGAGGGATCTGGGTTCAGGCCTTGAATCCGCCCATCTCACCTTATGCACCCTGACCTCGGCGGCCATCCCCTTCATCAAGATGACCGAAAAGGGATATGCACGATTTCGAGAAGGGGACCTGGTGGGGATATAA